Part of the Mus caroli chromosome 1, CAROLI_EIJ_v1.1, whole genome shotgun sequence genome, TGCTTATTCTTTCATATGGCAATGTTTTGAGGCCAGGATGAAGCAtttccagtgttttcttttgtttttgaaggtgTTATAGGATTTAAAAGTTCTTACTGTCCTTGGGGTGTCTAGCTTAGTGGTGAGTGTATTACTAACTCCAGGATTGCCAGAAGATTAAGGTTTTGAACGTAGTCAGTTCCATCTGTGTTTGGAGGGTTGCTAACCCTCAGCTTCAAAGATAATGTCTTCAGGGTTTGGTGGAGGAGGGCAGAACTCTTCACTGGGAAAAATCTCTTGGAACAGTGTTTCCGCTTGCTTGACTGCATGCTCATTCCCCAGTCCCCAGTCAGGCCCAGAGCAGATGTACACATTGGAAGGTAAGCCACAGTATGAGCTTCGGCTCACTCCTGAGGAATCTCTCATATTAAAATAAAGAGCCCACAAGAGTCTTGGTTTTCTGAGTTCATCtttgtctgcttctgcttttgcTTCTGCAAAAGGAATGACTAACTGCTTCACCACAGGTTCCAAGTCTTCTCTGGCTGTTTTTGAAGAGGAACAGGTCAGGTGGACCAGATAGCTGTCCTTCATGCATGTCATGGTTGATGAACATAATTCCATGACCCGAACAGAAGTGGTTCCTGGCTCCAGAGGAGGCACTACCAAAATGGAAATCTGCTGGTCTGAATCTGTCTTCAGGATGGACTGATCTGTGATGAGCACTGCCCTGGAGATCTGCTTATATTGCACGTTTGAACATGTTTCCTTAGGAAGGTAACTGTCCTCCACAATAAAGTAGTTGGCACTTATTCTCTGACCAAAGGCATCTATGAGTCCTTTACATCTTCCAGAGTCTTTGTCAACTACAAGGCATTGTACTTTATGGCGAAGACAATAGACTCCACCAAAAACTGCACACATCCTGCAGAAACACTGGGGAATTTCTCCTTGGCcatataaaggaaatataaagGGAGTATTGCCAAACCGTCCAAGACACTGAAGAAAGTTTTTTGTTGCTTGAAGGCCATCTAATGTAGTGCAAGATGATTCTGAGGTCATTGCAATTGAGTGTAGTATGAAATGCTGGAGATTAGGTGttagttttttagtttttaagtaGTCAGAAAATGAACAGTGTTTGAAATCTTGGTATTCATCAGAATGTTGTTCATAGTCTAAACAGAATGTAAGAAACTTCATTAGCATTCTCTTTTCAACCATAGTGAGCTCTTTACTATTAAAGACATCTGCTCTGGAGCAAGGCACCTGTTCTATCTTCCCTTCCCGAAATGCAAGGATCCTAGTGACATTCTTAAATTCTGCATAACGACTGACATTCGATTTGATTAGAAGATCAATCAGTGACCCTTGAGAATACAGCAGCTTTGATACCAAGTCAATATTAAATCTCCGGCTCTCTTTAACCATTTGAGAGTAAGTAATCCTATTTCTCTTTGGTTGTTCAATGCTGTCTTCTACAACAAGTTTGTGTTCACCTTTATCTTCACCTGAAATTGTGTGCATATCCGTCTTATCTCCACAGtacttttctttctccagtggGTCCTCCACATTAGCTGAGGATAGTGAAAGCTCTCTATCACTTTCCTCTGTATGTCTAGAAGGCACTTCATAGCTTGTAGAGTAAGCTGACTGCCTTTCTTTGGGCAAGCTTGCAGAATCTAGAGAGTCAGCCGGAGTAGCAGATACCTCTAGGGAGGAACTTCTCTGCAGAGTATCGGTGTCTTGCACGCTGTCCTCCACATCTTGACTAGCATAACAGAAGACTTCTATGTGCTGAATAGTTTCATCCTTTTTGCAAAGAGCAATGGCTTCTTCTGTTTCATTGATCAGGTCTTGCCATGCAGCGGTCATGCCTTCCTCGCTGTCATGGTTCTGTTGATAGTCCTTCAGCCAGGACTGCAAACCTGTAAAGCTGAAACTTGCCCAATTCCCTCCATAGTAACTCCTTGAGTCAATATGCAGAACTCTCTGTCCACTTCTTGAACATGCAGCTGCCAGGATGGACTCGGGCAAACCTGTCCCTATTATTACCACATCAAACTCTGTGGGAAGCTGCTCCGCCATCCTAGGAGCTGATGAAGCTTCGGGCCACAGCTGAGGAAAGAACACCGTATGGATCTAGGTTGAGGGCTCTTCCGAGGTACTGATGCTGTAATGAAATCTCTACTTGTGATGTTCACTCAGAAACACTGAGTTTATAAGTCCTAAGCTTTTAACTGTTacaatttttagacatttaaaaaaaaaaagtcagtagcTTGGAAAACATGACAAAGTGCATGTAACCATATCTGAGAATATGCAAACGGCTGTGTCCTTTCCATTTCTGCATTTCACCATAGCGGTAAATGTTACCATGCatcacatatgcatgtgtgctggAACTCTtctctgaaagaagaaaattcaagaaaagaaCACAATTGTAAATAATAGAAAAGCAATTTCATGCAACAGCAATTCCAATCCACTGGAGCCTAACTTGTTCATGTGGATAGAAACCTCTACCCAAAGCAATTCATTAAATGCTTCCTATCAGTTCTTCAAATGAACAAAAGGTATTTTGTATATCCTCCCCTGAAGTCAGGCAACACTGTTGTGAGGCATAGACACAATATcccaataaattaaaaaataatattatacaattactgatttttaataaaatatttagacaaTACCATGAGATTAGACTAAAAGAACTATGTGGCTTTACTGTGTTAATGTAAACACGCTATGCATTATGATCATGCCAACATAATGGAGAATATTACTGTGGCCAGGGAAGTCTGTAGCTAATCCCAGAACAGCTGTAGAGAAGATTTTTACATCTCTAACTACCCCACGGATCTTGCGGTAGATACATGAGACACTCAGATATTCAGATATTACAAAAGAATTAATTCAATAACTAGCACTTTAAAATACGTTAAGTATATGTAAGAGCAAGCCTAAGGGGAAACAGTTTTATAACATTTTAGTATCAAAGTACATGTATAAGCTAAAAAGGAAAGTTCTTGGTTACCTATTTAAAACACTGTGTCATAAATAATATCTATTCTTCAcatctaaataaagaaatctttgcaTTTTGTCAGACTATTTTTGCAGCCGTTTCATTTctaaggaaataatgaaaaaaagctGCTTCTCTTGCCTTCCACCGCAATGCTGGCTACAGCCCGTGTGATGCTAGATGTGGCTGCCAGCTGCTCCCTTTGGACACACTCACCTGGAAGTCTGAAGGCTACCACACTTACACACCCCATTGCCAGCCTTTTGATTGCTCATCATATACTGTAGCAGTAAGTGTTCTTTGGCTCCTCTACTTTTCACTACCATTAAATCTGCTGACATCTAAGTGCAGGTCCAAGGAAGAGAATGGTTATTCTGACATTTATAAAATAAGCCATTCAGTTGGGATTTAAATGAACTTTACTAGGTCACTGGCTGGACGGATCAGTTTAACTGAAACAGTGATCCTAACAAGGCCAGCTGGTGGAAACCTCTGACCAAGATTATCAGGGATTCCTCTTATTTTTAGCCTTCTCTGAGATGCCAGGAGCAGAGCCCAGAATGAAGCAATTGCCTGGTCCccttgtgcatatatatatatatatatatatatatatatatatatatgcaagaatTTGTGAACTGCTTACTCTCGCTTCTAGCAGAGTACAAAGCGGGAGAGGGAACCTATGAGGATATCTAAAGTATAAACATGCACTTCCTCCAGGCATAGAACAAGGCTCAGGTGGTAGTGAGAGGGGAGGGGGTTATAAGCACCAAGGGTACGTAAAGAACACAATAGCCttcaaaaatacaaagcaaatggGATAGACGACATTAACCACAGAAAGCTCAATAGTGGATGACAAAGATGGGGAAACTGGCAGCCTGCGAGAGTGAATGGCTTGGGAAAGCCCAGGCAATGGGGTGGCCATAAGACCCACCCTTGTACCATCAGACCAGTACCATCAGCATCACCAAAGCCTGGAGCAAGCAGCTAGCAACGTCCAGCAATTAGAAATGCCCTCCTTCAGTACTCAGAATTGATTAGTCCTGGTGTAGGAACAGAAAAGGGAAGAGTCTTCTCCACCTCCATCCTTTATCCTACTCAAGAGCATATTCTGGGAAAAGAAATTACTTGCTAAGAATGTTGTGCGGTCTGAAGTCACCTCACTCTACACTTGTCTCCAGGAAGTAACTTATTTTCAATCCTCTAACCCCAGAAGATCTACATCAGATTTTAGGATGGGAATAAATGACACGATTCAAAGAAAGACTAGATGTCCTGAATAAAGGAACCCTCGGGTAAAACCAGGGCGAATGTTTCttgtagtctttaaaaaaaaatctctcctggTGCTGACAGACCCCAGCAGGAATtcagaaggggaagaaagggcagAGAGGATTCTGGAAGATAGGGTTggcagagcaagccagggagagaCAGGGTGGGTGCTGCAGACATAAGAAAACTCAACCCATTCCTTTTTATTCACTTTCAGATGGAGACACTGAACACCACAGCACAGAAAAGTACTTCACAGAAAGAAAGGACTTTAATGTCTTCAAACAAACACCTGTCGCTACCCCCAGGGCTTTTCTGCAAGCTGTCCTGACTCATCACCTTCTTTAAAGATCAATCCGCCTAAACGCCCCCACCCCtccaaaaaaacattttttaggtAACAGAGAGAATAATCATATAGTCAACCTATATTACTACTCGCATCCTCTTACGGACCTTCCTCAAGGTTCAATATTGTTATGTAAAGAAATCCTTAGATCAATGTTTATTAGGGGAAAGCATCAGAATTGTCAATCAGTGAAAAACCATCATGCCTcctaaatcttgttttaaaactttaaaaaggaaatggtgACAAACACCGTGAGATTTGGGTTTGCCACATGTAAGTTGGCAAATAACAACTGTCAAGGATATTACAGAGATGTTTTTCTCTAAGCTCTGGCAAGATCAAGGCAATAGTAAATTATCAATGTGTTTTTAAGGTTTGTGAAAAGGGACTTTAAGCCTTAAGAAATatccatttctattttaaatcgTTATACAAACAAAATCCctaggggacacacacacacacacacacacacacacacacacacacacacgttttcccCAGGCTTAGAATACTGGATTAGTCAACCTTCAACCTGTCAATTCTCAATATAAATCTTCAAGAAAGCAACAAGTTCTACTTCAATTAAATGTACTGGCTGCCCTGCTAATTACGAGTCGGACTTCTTTGCGCCGTTTGTAACCTCTGGTGTGACAGAACCTATGTACAggaaatacaataataaaaaaaaatacagtctcACCCCCTAGGAAGCATTCAACTGTTTATAATTGCTAACGAGTGAAAGGGGGTAAAATACTGCGTTATTTAGGATTCTACATGTCATTCTGAAGAACAAATACTAAATTTGTGAATTAAATCTCTCCTTGTTCTCGCCTCCACTGTTCAGGAGTTGACTTTTTTCTTGCATCTCTTGACTCTACAGggcctcattctttctccctctgtaaaGTCCACTGTGAGCTGCCCTGTTGAGAGCTACAGTAGGAAGTAAAAATAGATGAGGGGAAATAAGGTGGCCAGCGGCAGGGAGACTTTGGAAAGTgctacagaggcaggaggggctgGGGTTGGTGATGGCTGGGAAGAAGGGTGTGTAAAtccagggaaggagggaaacagAGTTGGGGAAGAAGACCAGGTGAAAGGGAGGATTCTTGGGGATGAAGGGAGCTTCTCGAGGAGAGATAGGGAGTTGTGGGTGATGACTGGCTATCAGGGACGATCCCGGGGAGGACGGAGGCCCAGAGCTGATGTACCCGGGGAAAGTTGAGAGGCAAGGAGAACGCGTCCCGGGCGACTCACCAAAGAGGCTGCCGCTAAACCCGTCCCACGCGCAGCCCACGGCGTCCCACACCCAGCCGTTCCGCAGGCACGACGCGAAGGTGAAGGTGACTCCGAACAGGGATACCAGCAGGTCGCCCAGGCTCAGGTTGACCAGGAAGAGGTGGGTGGGCGTGCGCAGTCTCGGGAACTTGGAGTAGAGAAGCAGCACCAGCAGGTTGCCGCCGACGCCCAGCAGCGCGAGGCAACCGAGCAGCAGCGCCAGGCGCTCGTACGCGGTGGGGCTGAAGAGAGGCGCGGGGCTCCGCGTGCCCGCCGGTGCTGCGCCCTCGGCGCCCGCCCCGTCCTCCCAGTAGCCCTGGTCGCCACTACGGTTCCCCGAGTACATGGCCCGACGCCGGCGCGCCGTGAGAGAGAGGGCTCGGTGAGCCGGGCGGCCCGAACAGGGTGGATCTCACGCTCTGCGGGCCGCTCAGGCCATTGTGCCGGGGAGCCGCGCCAGGCCCGCCCAACCCGCGCGCACCCGAGGCCCCGCCCTTCGGTGCTGGGACCCCGCCCCACCGCATGAAACTCCGCCCTCCTAGCGTTCTTGCTATCCCACCCTCCCGCGTGAGTCCCGAGCCCCACTAGCTAGCACTTGCAGTCCCTCCCACGGGACCTCCCTGGAGGCCACGCCCTTCTACCTTGCGGCCTCACCCCTACGGCAGCCGTTTTGGCCCCGCCCTCCTAAGACTCTTCCGCAGTCTGGCCTGCGGCTCCTCCCTCCCGGAATCTCCTGTTACCCCGCCCTGACTCACACCCTTGGCCCCGCCCTCCGGCATACAGCTCCGCCCTCTTAGAACCTCTGACCGCACCTCTGAGCTGTGGCCCCGCCCTACTGCTTTAGCGGccctccccttttccccctcccacctcccggGCGCATTCCCGCCCAGCAGAGGTGAGTTTCGGAGACCAGTGAGCTCTTGCTCTGCTTCCTTCACCCTTAAGCCGAGGTGGAAACGGGAACAAActgtacagaaaaaaaagagaaagtaaactCCCTTACGGAGGTAAATTAGCCACAGCGGATCCTCACAGCCCTCAACGGACTCGAAAGCATCTCGTCCATTCACCCGTTAAGTCACTCACACTAGCATACActcattcataaatatttatgaacGCCTGCTCTCAACTCAGTTAAGCATGCTGAATGAATTACTCTCTTTCCTGGGAAGCTATAAtaacacccacccccacctcatacacccaatagaaagaaaacaaaacactgaaatgCCCGAAGTAGAGCGCCAACGAAATGATCTTATAAACAGGGAACCTGacgttaaaaacaaacaaacaaatgcagcaGGCTAAGTCTCAACAACCTTAGAGCTGGAAGATATGTCCCAGCGTTTATGACAGTGTGCTGAGCTGCCATTCTCAGAGCCCCAGAATAAGGAAGGAAATAGCATCAGAGTGACACCCAAGTCACCCTTCCACTGGATCCCAGGCCTTCTCAGTCTGCAGTAGGGATACCTTGATACACAATCCAGTCCAAATGCTTCTCTGGAGGTGATCTCTTGAGCAGTGCCCCGCCCCCTAAGGCTTTGATCCAAATCTAGCAGGTATAGAGAGGATATATTTAGAACAGCATGCATTTTCCACTGGACCTTTCCCCCAGCAGCAATGCAAATATAGAACAAGTCAAATATAGATTGTGAACGTCACTTCTTTAGGcctgctttctctgtctccactGCAGTTCCCAACGACTACCCGCGAGAGGAAAATGGCCCGAGCTGCATGCACCTGAAGATGCCATAGGCACTAATGACTGGTTTGTGGAAATTAAATTGGTGTGCACCAGTGTTCACCCCTCCTCCCACTAGTGTTAGACTCAGTGCATCTCAAAAGTCTTCAGTAGTCAGCTAAGTGGCGAGATAGCTTGATACCCTGCTGCACTGAACACTTGACTAAGAGGCAGTGTGCACCAGCCTCAAAatcttgatattatttttaagacttcTAACCTGAATTAAGCATCTATAAGGCCTTTGACCTCACCTGCcctgaaaaatgtttttaattttgtggtttAGATTTATAGGACCATTTAACAAGTTCTTTGTGCCTCTGACTTCTCACTATAGTAGTCTTCCTACAGTAAGATTACAACGTtagtggaaggaagaaaggaaagagtcctgattttttttccctaaaatattcattctttggCACACAGTCTTTTTCTCCTAAAGCTCACTTTCTAGAGGTGTTGGGAGAGAAGACAATTCTAACCAAATTGGTTCATATATAAGATGTCAGATGCTAAGTGCCATAAACAATTATAAGGCAGAGAAAATagaggtgtgatggtttgtatatgctagcagaatactcacttctaggcaactaggacTAAGGTATTAAAGCCTagacccacagggacacacctactccaacaaggccgcacaTCCTAATagtccactccctggcccaagcatatacaaaccatcataagAGGAACGAGAAAACAAATGTGCTGTTACTTAGACAGCTCTGCATTGAACTCTATAAACAAGACCTATGTGCCAAGGTAGGACTCTATTTGCACCTTTGGAGGGAAACAAGGGCACCAGTATAGCAGAATAACAGGAGATGAAGATAGAGAGGTAGGTGAGCAGCTGTGCTTTGACCTCTACTGTATCAACATAATAAGGTTGATACAATAGACCTATAAGGTCCAGAACATTGCCTGAACAAGAGGTGTGAGTGCAATGAATAAAAAGAgtaagagcctctgggggaaatGGTTAATATTTTGATAATTGACAATAGTTATTATAATAATCCTGTGAATTGTTAAGGTCTTTTAGTAGAGTTGATAGACATAATAAGCAAGATTCTGCATATACGATtttgttaataaaaatgtttcttgtaAATTTCAAAATTAGGTCTTTATGGGAGTTATGGTTTAAGTGGAAAATTCCCTATGGGtttgtgtgtttgaatacttggcccgtGTCTGGTGGCACTGTTATGGGAGCTTATGGAATCTTTGGCATGACAGCATTCCCCAATAGATCATCTCCAAAGTGACCCAGACAAGCCAAGCAGTGCCtgtgatagaacctagtggggaaacccccactcaattcccaattcggcgtgcacccaaaaaatcacgaaggaccatcttgatgtaattacatgaggtcatttaatgacggagctccggactgatatgcatcccacacaggagataacggatgtcggccatgaggctcgaaagctaggggtttttatggggtaagaggtttaggggtgtggaattcagcatagcgacacactactggcttattcaaacatcagcagaaaaattacacgtacgtgcagggtgtcagagttctgtgagttgttgactcagttcagatagccctgttatgtcctcacattcctctttatctttaaagttaagctgttcccaggaatgttttaactacggggcatacccaggtttgtttttctttttttctcagccccaggcagcctctaggctcacaaacaaccagcaatttctgagtactttatatgacttacaggtcttgaaatttcatctttctttcacctGGTCCTTCAGGCCTGTGTACTGCTAAGAATGCAAGCCCTGGCCACAGGCATCATCAGGTGCTAACATATATTCTTTCCAGGAGAGTTCTTCCTT contains:
- the Chml gene encoding rab proteins geranylgeranyltransferase component A 2, translated to MAEQLPTEFDVVIIGTGLPESILAAACSRSGQRVLHIDSRSYYGGNWASFSFTGLQSWLKDYQQNHDSEEGMTAAWQDLINETEEAIALCKKDETIQHIEVFCYASQDVEDSVQDTDTLQRSSSLEVSATPADSLDSASLPKERQSAYSTSYEVPSRHTEESDRELSLSSANVEDPLEKEKYCGDKTDMHTISGEDKGEHKLVVEDSIEQPKRNRITYSQMVKESRRFNIDLVSKLLYSQGSLIDLLIKSNVSRYAEFKNVTRILAFREGKIEQVPCSRADVFNSKELTMVEKRMLMKFLTFCLDYEQHSDEYQDFKHCSFSDYLKTKKLTPNLQHFILHSIAMTSESSCTTLDGLQATKNFLQCLGRFGNTPFIFPLYGQGEIPQCFCRMCAVFGGVYCLRHKVQCLVVDKDSGRCKGLIDAFGQRISANYFIVEDSYLPKETCSNVQYKQISRAVLITDQSILKTDSDQQISILVVPPLEPGTTSVRVMELCSSTMTCMKDSYLVHLTCSSSKTAREDLEPVVKQLVIPFAEAKAEADKDELRKPRLLWALYFNMRDSSGVSRSSYCGLPSNVYICSGPDWGLGNEHAVKQAETLFQEIFPSEEFCPPPPNPEDIIFEAEG